Below is a genomic region from Phycisphaerae bacterium.
CATGCGATCCGCGGGCGTGGACCCCATACAAAACCGCCCCTACGTCGGGGACGACGCCGATAAGACCGGCTCGATGCCGATATGTATCGGTGCAGATCGCCTGATAACATCGATCTGTTGATCAAGCTCGTCGGCTTTCTGTCTGAGGTCTTCCACGGAAACTCGCTCCCATATGGTATTGTCGGTCGAGGGCCATGTGCCCACGCCGCGTCGCCAAGCCACATAGAGCCGTTGTTGCCGATCGTGAACCAGTGACAGAAGCCTCGCGGCCGCGCGGTTTGCGGGAAACGCGTCATAGTCGGGCAGGTCGAGACCATCGGCCAGTTGCTCGGCGCTGACCGTGGCAAACTCCTTCCCGTCGGCCGTGAGCCGGTAACGGCCGGCAGGTAAGCCTGTCACGGCCAACCGATACCTGTTCAATCGACGGCGCACGTCCTCGATGCGAATCGACTCGGCATCCCACCTCGAGTCCACAGGCATCGGCAGAGGAGTCCGCCAGTCAAAGGACAGGCTGTTGCCTTCCTTTCTGATATTCGTGACGCGGCCGTCAGCCGCCACGCCCCGCGAGGCGTCAAGGTGAAGCTCCGCGACCATGCCGGGGGCCTTCCAGGCCAGCAACAGCGTCTGAGCCATCAACCAGTGGCCGGTAGCGTCAGGGTGGATGCCGTCCTGCTGGAAGCCGAAGCTGACCCGCGTTGCGCGGCGCTTCTTGAGGTGCTCGTTCATGGCCGAGTGAAGATCCACCACGAGCACGTCCTTTTCCTTCAGTCCCATGAGCCAGCGGCTGTATTGCTCGAGCGTCGCGTCGTAATCGACGGCCGCATACTTGTACCCGTAGGTCTTGGCTTCGGGGTCGAGCACCAACCGACGGTAGGGGTCGAATGGCGGCGGCGTCAGAATCACCAGGCGGGCTTGCGTCTCTGTTCGAGTACGATCAATCAACCGGCGCACACCCCTCTTGAATCTGTCAAACCGCTCCTCGTCGAACGGATGGTAGTTGCCGTCGTTCATCCCGAAGCAGGCCACGATCACATCGGGTTTCTCAAAGACCACGTCGCGCGTAAAGCGATCATGGGCGCACGGACGAACCGGGTCATGGTCCGGCTCGCTGGTGCCGGAAATCGTCTCGCTGCTGACTCCGCGGTTGACGATGCGAAAACGCTTCTCCGGAAAGCGCGTCAGCAGAAACGCCTCGACGTACTCAACATAGGTGCCCGCCTGGGTGATGCTGTCGCCGAAGAAAACGACCGTTTCACCCCCCTTGAGATAGAATCCGTCATCGAATGTCGTCGACCCGGACGGATTCACCACCAGAACGGCAAGAGTCAACCATGCAAACACGATCGTTCTCCACGTGCGAACACGTTCTCAGCGAGCCGGCTCGGTCGCCGGCCGACTGACGGCGATCGTTGGCCGCGACACGTCTACCGGGTACGCCATGAACTGCGGCGAACCGAAGTAGAAGTGGTAGTCGGGCGAGTCAAGCGGCCTGTTGAAAACGAACTCCAGTTCGCGAATGCCCTCATCGTCGGCTTCCTTGATGACCACGGTATACCAGTCGCCGCCTGAGACGGCATCATCAGCGTCTCGCTTGACCTCGTAACGATCCAGATCCGCCCTGAAGGTATCGCCGGTTTTCAGTTCCGGCAAACCGAGCATGCTTCGAAGCACCCTTCCGCCCATCCCTCCGAGATAAGGCGATTCCCTCGGCGCCCGTACCCGCAGCCGGTGCCTGTCGAGCACTTGCAGCTCGCCGGGGGCCTGCATGATCAATGCATCCGGCGAATAGGTCAGCCCGTGGGCGTACAACTCGCTCAAACCGTTCCTGGCCCGCACGGCACAGGAAGGGTACAGGGCGGCCATCCTCGGCACGTTGATGAAAAACAAATGATCGCCCGATCGTATCGGTTTCGGGCTACGGCTGATGACGTCTTCGACGAGCAGGTCTTCCGGCAGCGTACCCACCTCCAATCCGTGACCGCGCCACACGGTGACGATCGTCAGCCCCGCGGCATGGGAGGCCAGGATCGCGCCGAGAACCCATTTCCGAAACCGGCTCAGGCGTTGCCCCGGCGCACGTCGTATCCCGCCCACCAGGGCCATGAACGAAGTCATGAGAATGACTCCGCCGACGCTGGGCAGATAGAGATGGTGGGCCGACGGATAGATGGGAATGGTCGGTGCCATGGTCACCAGCATAGCCGCGACCGGCCATAGCACCGCCGGACTCCGGCCGAATAGTCGGTAGATGACCAGGAAGGCCGCGAACATGGCGACGGCCACTGCATAAAGCGCCAACGGAGGCCCGCCTGGTTGCCCCACCGTGAGACCAGGAACTATCGGCACGCAGCAGAAAATGCCCGTCAAATAGACGACCGGTTTGTCAAACAAAAACCTGATCATCTCGAGATGCGAAATGCCGGCCATCCTGTCCCAAGTAAGACTGTAGAAGCCCTGCAAGGCCCAATGCCGGATACACAGGTATGCGATAACCATGACTGCCATCGCGACATGTTCCCATCGCAGCCATCCCCGCCTGCCGGCGCCGCACAGACGATCGCCGAGCCAACAGACGACGGGCAACACGACGGCGTTCTCGCGACAGCCCAGAGCCATCGCAAAGCACGACAACGATAGCAGAATAGCCGGCGAAACACGGCGATCCGGGTCGGCCGTCAACACCGAAGGCAACGCCGTTGCTTCCATCGGCCGCCCGGCGAACCACCCCCGACTTTGACCGACCATCGTCGCGTCGGAATAGGTGAACAGTTCCCCCCAGCGGGCGTGGCGGCTGTAAGCCAGGATGGCGATCAACTGAAAAAACGTGGTCATCAGTTCCGTCTGGCAGGCAATCCATG
It encodes:
- a CDS encoding SGNH/GDSL hydrolase family protein — encoded protein: MFAWLTLAVLVVNPSGSTTFDDGFYLKGGETVVFFGDSITQAGTYVEYVEAFLLTRFPEKRFRIVNRGVSSETISGTSEPDHDPVRPCAHDRFTRDVVFEKPDVIVACFGMNDGNYHPFDEERFDRFKRGVRRLIDRTRTETQARLVILTPPPFDPYRRLVLDPEAKTYGYKYAAVDYDATLEQYSRWLMGLKEKDVLVVDLHSAMNEHLKKRRATRVSFGFQQDGIHPDATGHWLMAQTLLLAWKAPGMVAELHLDASRGVAADGRVTNIRKEGNSLSFDWRTPLPMPVDSRWDAESIRIEDVRRRLNRYRLAVTGLPAGRYRLTADGKEFATVSAEQLADGLDLPDYDAFPANRAAARLLSLVHDRQQRLYVAWRRGVGTWPSTDNTIWERVSVEDLRQKADELDQQIDVIRRSAPIHIGIEPVLSASSPT